A genomic segment from Frateuria edaphi encodes:
- the lepA gene encoding translation elongation factor 4 produces the protein MELIRNFSIIAHIDHGKSTLADRIIQICGGLSEREMEAQVLDNNPIERERGITIKAQSVSLPYTARDGKTYQLNFIDTPGHVDFSYEVSRSLAACEGALLVVDAAQGVEAQSVANCYTAVEQGLEVVPVLNKIDLPTADPEKVKGEIEAVIGIHADDAVAISAKTGQNVAEVLEAIVARIPPPKPRDTDRLQALIIDSWFDNYLGVISLVRVMQGEIKPGDKLLVMSTGRVHEVDDVGVFTPKRKKLEKLGAGEVGWINASIKDVHGAPVGDTLTLAAKPADKPLPGFQTMQPRVFAGLFPVSADDYPAMREALDKLRLNDAALFFEPESSEAMGFGFRCGFLGMLHMEIVQERLEREYDLDLITTAPTVVYEVLKTDGTVMDLDNPAKLPPVPQIQEIREPIIVANILTPPDYIGNIITLCEEKRGVQRSIQYMATQVQISYEMPLAEVVLDFFDRLKSVSRGYASMDYHHERFEAGPFVRVDVLINGDRVDALSLIVHRSHADRRGRDLVERMKDLIPRQQFDVAIQAAIGAQVIARSTVKALRKNVLAKCYGGDVSRKKKLLEKQKEGKKRMKQVGRVEIPQEAFLAVLKVDK, from the coding sequence ATGGAACTGATCCGCAACTTCTCCATCATTGCCCACATCGACCATGGCAAGTCGACGCTTGCCGACCGGATCATCCAGATCTGCGGCGGCCTGAGCGAACGCGAGATGGAAGCCCAGGTGCTCGACAACAACCCGATCGAGCGCGAGCGCGGCATCACCATCAAGGCCCAATCCGTATCCCTGCCGTACACGGCGCGCGACGGCAAGACCTACCAGCTCAATTTCATCGACACGCCAGGCCACGTCGACTTCTCCTATGAGGTGTCGCGTTCGCTTGCCGCCTGCGAGGGTGCGCTGCTGGTCGTCGACGCCGCCCAGGGCGTGGAGGCGCAATCGGTCGCAAACTGCTACACCGCGGTGGAGCAGGGGCTGGAAGTCGTGCCGGTGCTCAACAAGATCGACCTGCCCACCGCCGACCCCGAAAAGGTCAAGGGCGAGATCGAGGCCGTGATCGGCATCCATGCCGACGATGCCGTGGCGATCAGTGCCAAGACCGGGCAGAACGTCGCCGAGGTGCTGGAAGCCATCGTCGCGCGCATCCCGCCGCCCAAGCCGCGTGATACCGACAGGCTGCAGGCGTTGATCATCGACTCCTGGTTCGACAACTACCTGGGTGTGATCTCGCTGGTGCGCGTGATGCAGGGCGAGATCAAGCCCGGTGACAAGCTGCTGGTGATGTCCACCGGTCGCGTGCACGAGGTCGACGACGTCGGCGTGTTCACGCCCAAGCGCAAAAAGCTGGAGAAGCTCGGCGCCGGTGAGGTGGGCTGGATCAACGCTTCGATCAAGGACGTGCATGGCGCACCGGTGGGCGACACGCTGACCCTGGCCGCCAAGCCGGCGGACAAACCGCTGCCGGGCTTCCAGACCATGCAGCCGCGCGTGTTCGCGGGCCTGTTTCCAGTGTCGGCGGACGACTATCCGGCGATGCGCGAGGCGCTGGACAAGCTGCGCCTGAACGACGCCGCACTGTTCTTCGAGCCCGAGTCCTCCGAGGCCATGGGTTTCGGCTTCCGCTGCGGTTTCCTTGGCATGCTGCACATGGAAATCGTGCAGGAGCGACTTGAGCGCGAGTACGACCTCGACCTCATCACCACCGCGCCGACCGTGGTGTACGAGGTGCTCAAGACCGACGGCACCGTGATGGATCTGGACAATCCCGCGAAACTGCCGCCCGTGCCGCAGATCCAGGAGATCCGCGAGCCCATCATCGTCGCGAACATCCTTACGCCGCCCGACTACATCGGCAACATCATCACCCTGTGCGAGGAAAAGCGCGGTGTGCAGCGCTCCATCCAGTACATGGCCACGCAGGTGCAGATCAGCTACGAGATGCCGCTGGCCGAAGTCGTGCTCGACTTCTTCGATCGTCTGAAATCCGTCTCGCGCGGCTACGCCTCGATGGATTACCACCATGAGCGCTTCGAGGCCGGTCCGTTCGTGCGCGTGGACGTGCTGATCAACGGCGATCGCGTCGACGCGCTCAGCCTGATCGTGCACCGCAGCCACGCCGACCGTCGCGGTCGCGACCTGGTCGAGCGCATGAAGGACCTGATCCCGCGCCAGCAGTTCGACGTGGCGATCCAGGCGGCCATCGGCGCGCAGGTCATCGCCCGTTCCACGGTGAAGGCGCTGCGCAAGAACGTGCTGGCCAAGTGCTATGGCGGTGACGTGAGCCGCAAGAAGAAGCTTCTGGAGAAGCAGAAGGAAGGCAAGAAGCGCATGAAGCAGGTGGGCCGCGTGGAAATCCCGCAAGAGGCCTTCCTTGCCGTCCTGAAAGTGGATAAATAG
- a CDS encoding DegQ family serine endoprotease — protein sequence MNRIPLRTLACCVLMGLVTAGCAQAEPPAAQANAPTARSASAPAMASLPDFTQIVKKNAPAVVHVEAKYNGQRREPRAQAGMPDDPQMELFRRFFGMPMMPSPEEQEHTSLGSGFIISSDGYILTNNHVVDGADAVTVRLQDRRTLIAKVVGTDPSYDIALLKVDQDGLPAVSIGESRSLEPGQWVLAIGSPFGLDYTVTQGIVSAVGRNLGSGDQPYTSFIQTDVPINRGNSGGPLFNLQGQVVGINSQIYSNTGGYLGVSFSIPIDVAMNAVQQIKEHGYVTRGQLGVQVRGVDSQIAKALNMDNPRGAIVGVVQDGSAADKAGIQVGDIITGYNGQPIMDAGDLPPVVGMTKPGTKVPVEILRNGKKQTVQVTVGEAPHDKAGATGSDQSPVQSGSAALGLSVRELDEDARQQMDLKKGEGVLVADITGPVAARAGLQPGDVVLRVGQQNVGSVSAFRAATRGVKPGDTVLLLVRRGDDTRFIALTVPSDK from the coding sequence ATGAATCGAATTCCCTTGCGCACCCTGGCCTGCTGCGTGCTGATGGGGCTTGTGACGGCCGGCTGCGCCCAGGCCGAACCACCGGCAGCACAGGCGAACGCGCCGACGGCCAGAAGCGCTTCCGCGCCGGCGATGGCCAGCTTGCCGGACTTCACCCAGATCGTGAAGAAGAATGCGCCGGCGGTGGTGCACGTGGAGGCCAAGTACAACGGTCAGCGCCGCGAGCCGCGCGCGCAGGCGGGCATGCCTGACGATCCGCAGATGGAACTGTTCCGTCGCTTCTTCGGCATGCCGATGATGCCTTCACCGGAAGAGCAGGAGCACACCTCGCTGGGCTCGGGCTTCATCATTTCCAGTGACGGCTACATCCTGACCAACAACCACGTGGTCGATGGCGCCGACGCGGTGACCGTGCGGCTGCAGGACCGGCGAACCCTCATCGCGAAGGTGGTCGGCACCGACCCGAGTTACGACATCGCACTGCTCAAGGTGGACCAGGACGGCCTTCCCGCCGTGTCGATCGGCGAATCGCGCTCGCTCGAGCCGGGCCAATGGGTGCTCGCGATCGGCTCGCCGTTCGGCCTGGACTACACCGTCACCCAGGGCATCGTCAGCGCCGTGGGCCGCAACCTGGGCAGCGGCGACCAGCCCTACACCTCCTTCATCCAGACCGACGTGCCAATCAACCGCGGCAACTCCGGTGGACCGCTGTTCAATCTGCAGGGGCAGGTGGTCGGCATCAATTCGCAGATCTATTCCAACACCGGCGGCTACCTGGGCGTGTCGTTCTCCATCCCGATCGACGTGGCGATGAACGCCGTGCAGCAAATCAAGGAGCACGGCTACGTCACCCGCGGCCAGCTCGGCGTGCAGGTGCGCGGCGTGGACAGCCAGATCGCCAAGGCGCTCAACATGGACAACCCGCGCGGCGCCATCGTCGGCGTGGTGCAGGACGGTAGCGCGGCCGACAAGGCGGGCATCCAGGTTGGCGACATCATCACCGGGTACAACGGCCAGCCGATCATGGATGCCGGCGATCTGCCGCCCGTGGTGGGCATGACCAAGCCGGGCACCAAAGTGCCGGTAGAGATCCTGCGCAACGGCAAGAAGCAGACCGTCCAGGTGACGGTGGGCGAGGCGCCCCATGACAAGGCCGGTGCCACCGGCAGCGACCAGTCGCCGGTGCAGTCCGGTTCCGCGGCGCTCGGCCTGAGCGTGCGCGAACTGGACGAGGACGCCCGCCAGCAGATGGACCTGAAGAAGGGCGAGGGCGTGCTGGTCGCGGACATCACCGGACCGGTGGCCGCGCGCGCCGGCCTGCAGCCGGGGGACGTAGTACTGCGCGTGGGCCAGCAGAACGTCGGCAGCGTGTCGGCTTTCCGTGCGGCGACCCGGGGCGTCAAGCCTGGCGACACCGTACTGTTGCTGGTGCGCCGGGGTGACGACACCCGCTTCATCGCGCTGACGGTGCCTTCGGACAAGTAG
- a CDS encoding sigma-E factor negative regulatory protein, with amino-acid sequence MTQDQREHLSAGIDGELAREELRFLLRRFEHDAELGQAWTRYHLARDGLRRQLPAVASAGFAARVAQAIAQESEAKAGRRAPHWLRWSAGGAIAASVAVAALMIARPVTDDDRASTGLAQSAPTAEVTLPTGPAAPAAVPPWLSGDTASRYSQQAAATLGESYGEALMPYARNLSPYRVQPVRAPSDQPGYYLLIDPQRAANARYPRQAAAGAQ; translated from the coding sequence ATGACCCAAGACCAACGTGAACACCTTTCGGCCGGCATCGACGGCGAACTCGCCCGCGAGGAGCTGCGTTTCCTGCTCCGCCGGTTCGAGCACGATGCCGAACTCGGACAGGCCTGGACGCGCTACCACCTGGCGCGTGACGGCCTGCGCCGGCAATTGCCGGCCGTGGCATCGGCCGGGTTCGCGGCACGCGTGGCACAGGCGATCGCGCAGGAGTCGGAGGCCAAAGCCGGGCGCCGCGCACCGCACTGGCTGCGTTGGTCGGCCGGTGGCGCGATTGCGGCCAGCGTCGCCGTGGCGGCGTTGATGATCGCCCGGCCGGTGACGGACGACGATCGCGCATCGACCGGGCTGGCGCAGAGCGCGCCGACCGCCGAAGTCACGCTACCGACGGGACCGGCTGCCCCGGCCGCGGTGCCGCCGTGGCTGAGCGGCGATACCGCTTCGCGCTACAGCCAGCAGGCTGCCGCCACCCTCGGGGAGAGCTACGGCGAAGCGTTGATGCCCTATGCGCGCAATCTGTCGCCCTATCGCGTGCAGCCGGTGCGCGCTCCCAGCGACCAACCTGGTTACTACCTGCTGATCGACCCGCAGCGGGCGGCCAACGCCCGTTATCCGCGCCAGGCGGCTGCCGGCGCCCAGTGA
- the rpoE gene encoding RNA polymerase sigma factor RpoE, with translation MGENELDSALVERVQNGDRRAFDLLVRKYQHKVIGLISRYVNNYAECEDVAQEAFVRAWRAIGSFRGDSQFYTWMYKIAVNTAKNHLVAMGRRPPMDDIAAEDAVFLTGAERMQEGATPERELLRQEIEQTVFATVQALPEELRTAITLREVDGLSYEEIAEAMGCPIGTVRSRIFRAREAIDQQLRPLLSDREDQPT, from the coding sequence ATGGGCGAAAACGAACTGGATAGCGCGCTGGTCGAGCGTGTTCAAAACGGCGACCGGCGCGCTTTCGACCTGCTGGTGCGCAAATACCAGCACAAGGTGATCGGCCTGATCTCCCGCTACGTCAACAACTACGCCGAGTGCGAGGACGTGGCGCAGGAGGCCTTCGTGCGCGCCTGGCGGGCGATCGGCTCGTTCCGCGGCGACAGCCAGTTCTATACCTGGATGTACAAGATCGCCGTCAACACGGCCAAGAACCACCTGGTGGCGATGGGGCGACGCCCGCCGATGGACGACATCGCGGCCGAGGACGCAGTTTTCCTGACCGGCGCCGAGCGGATGCAGGAGGGCGCCACGCCCGAACGTGAACTCCTTCGCCAGGAAATTGAACAAACCGTCTTCGCCACTGTCCAAGCGCTGCCAGAGGAGTTGCGGACCGCCATCACGCTGCGCGAGGTGGATGGCCTGAGCTACGAGGAAATCGCCGAGGCGATGGGTTGTCCCATCGGCACCGTGCGTTCGCGAATCTTCCGTGCGCGCGAAGCGATCGATCAGCAACTGCGGCCACTGCTCTCGGACCGCGAGGATCAACCGACATGA
- a CDS encoding putative bifunctional diguanylate cyclase/phosphodiesterase yields MSAGILVVAAQRDLRRNVFDALDGAGHPTIHTARGVPHAELLLDGRPPLALVVVAFDGDEIDAQTACEQLRRIPACAEAPMIAVLADGATVKPGQLPPGVSDWLYASQVELELVARWRRTRPQASLPMQAGPDQYRFAFEEDASEWLIVDPQTERVLETSSAVVRHSHLEVEQLVGRGLRELLAFEGIAIEHVLQQADRRWYACQRRSSRGADTGQASARRVRHGGQDAIALLFRSDRADIRAEAALSLLSRMFASASGIDTQKVAARLLVDELGLDYLALWSSRPAEGASGPGLLIQLWRGEDQPWPAPAQQGVLRQVLDGKAILHPVDARKLGANDPLIEMLGVSGFAGLPLFDERRSVLGALLVGSRTPFGDMGLVEPVLRCAAARFAHAQELRLTREQGRAEGLIDSLTGLPNRLLFNDRLDTIIREAHRTRETFAVLFVDLDRFKDINDTLGHAAGDHVLKTVTHRLCSSVRASDTVARYAGDEFVVVLRHIIKNDDVLRVAEKIVQVMEAPLRIAGEEAPLKVTASIGVSFYPDDALDAETLLKHADEAMYAAKRQGRNNFQFYEISPEQAQQHDVLLKTRLRHAEGNGELRVFYQPQVDAESEDIVGMEALVRWEHPELGPISPGVFIPLAEETGLIVSLGAWVLRTACRQAHEWEEKYGLRLRLGVNLSAVQLMEPDLLDTVTAALAETGLDPRLLELEVTESISIKAVPNLVENLHGLHRLGCRIAIDDFGTGAASLDYLRKLPADRIKIDQSFVRNIGIDPDDEAIVRATIEMAHRLKRGVVAEGVEIEQHLKFLRANHCDELQGYLFCRPLPHASFDRLLAERQRLLVEPQANVA; encoded by the coding sequence GTGAGCGCCGGCATCCTGGTGGTCGCTGCCCAGCGCGATTTGCGCCGGAACGTGTTCGACGCCCTGGACGGCGCCGGCCACCCGACCATTCATACCGCCCGCGGGGTGCCGCACGCCGAATTGCTGCTGGACGGTCGCCCCCCGCTGGCGCTGGTAGTGGTGGCCTTCGACGGCGACGAAATCGATGCGCAAACGGCCTGCGAGCAGCTGCGGCGCATTCCCGCCTGTGCCGAGGCCCCCATGATCGCGGTGCTGGCCGATGGCGCCACGGTCAAGCCCGGTCAGCTTCCGCCTGGCGTCTCTGACTGGTTGTACGCATCGCAGGTGGAGCTGGAACTGGTTGCTCGCTGGCGCCGGACCCGTCCGCAGGCGTCCCTGCCGATGCAGGCCGGGCCGGACCAGTACCGCTTCGCATTCGAAGAGGACGCGAGCGAATGGTTGATCGTCGACCCGCAGACCGAGCGCGTTCTGGAAACCAGTTCGGCCGTTGTCCGGCACAGTCACCTCGAGGTCGAGCAACTGGTCGGTCGCGGCCTGAGGGAGCTGCTGGCGTTCGAGGGCATCGCGATCGAGCACGTGCTGCAGCAGGCCGACCGGCGCTGGTATGCCTGCCAGCGGCGCTCCAGCCGGGGCGCGGACACCGGCCAGGCCAGCGCGCGGCGGGTCCGCCATGGCGGACAGGACGCGATCGCGCTGCTGTTCCGTAGCGACCGGGCCGACATCCGCGCCGAGGCGGCGCTCAGCCTGCTCTCACGCATGTTCGCCTCGGCCAGCGGCATCGACACGCAGAAAGTGGCTGCCCGTCTGCTAGTGGACGAATTGGGCCTGGACTATCTGGCCCTGTGGTCGTCCCGGCCGGCGGAGGGCGCTTCCGGCCCCGGTCTGTTGATCCAGCTGTGGCGCGGCGAGGACCAGCCCTGGCCCGCGCCCGCCCAGCAGGGCGTGCTGCGCCAGGTGCTCGACGGCAAGGCGATCCTGCATCCGGTCGACGCGCGCAAGCTCGGCGCAAACGACCCGCTGATCGAGATGCTGGGCGTCTCCGGTTTCGCGGGCCTGCCGCTGTTCGACGAGCGGCGCTCGGTCCTGGGCGCCCTGCTGGTCGGCAGCCGCACGCCGTTCGGTGACATGGGCCTGGTCGAGCCGGTGCTGCGTTGCGCGGCGGCGCGCTTCGCGCATGCGCAGGAATTGCGCCTGACCCGTGAACAGGGCCGCGCGGAAGGCTTGATCGACTCGCTCACCGGCCTGCCCAACCGCCTGCTGTTCAACGACCGCCTGGACACCATCATCCGCGAGGCGCACCGCACCCGCGAGACCTTCGCCGTGCTGTTCGTCGACCTGGACCGCTTCAAGGACATCAACGACACGCTCGGTCACGCCGCCGGCGACCATGTGCTGAAGACGGTCACCCACCGCCTGTGCTCGAGCGTGCGTGCGTCCGACACGGTGGCGCGCTACGCCGGCGACGAATTCGTGGTGGTGCTTCGCCACATCATCAAGAACGACGACGTGCTGCGCGTTGCGGAGAAGATCGTCCAGGTGATGGAGGCGCCACTGAGGATCGCCGGCGAGGAAGCGCCGCTGAAGGTCACCGCCTCGATCGGCGTGAGCTTCTACCCAGACGATGCGCTCGATGCCGAAACCCTGCTCAAGCACGCCGACGAGGCGATGTATGCGGCCAAGCGCCAGGGCCGCAACAACTTCCAGTTCTACGAGATCAGTCCGGAACAGGCGCAGCAGCACGACGTGCTGCTCAAGACCCGCCTGCGCCATGCCGAAGGCAACGGCGAACTGCGCGTGTTCTACCAGCCGCAGGTAGATGCCGAGAGCGAGGACATCGTCGGCATGGAGGCGCTGGTGCGCTGGGAACACCCGGAACTGGGCCCGATCAGTCCCGGCGTGTTCATCCCGCTGGCGGAGGAGACAGGCCTGATCGTTTCGCTCGGCGCCTGGGTGCTGCGCACCGCCTGCCGACAGGCGCACGAGTGGGAGGAAAAGTACGGCCTGCGCCTGCGCCTGGGCGTCAACCTCTCGGCCGTGCAGCTGATGGAGCCTGACCTGCTGGACACCGTGACCGCCGCGCTGGCCGAAACCGGGCTGGATCCGCGCTTGCTGGAACTGGAAGTCACCGAGAGCATCAGCATCAAGGCGGTGCCCAACCTGGTGGAAAACCTGCACGGCCTGCATCGGCTCGGCTGCCGCATCGCCATCGACGACTTCGGCACCGGTGCCGCGTCGCTGGACTACCTGCGCAAGTTGCCGGCCGACCGCATCAAGATCGACCAGAGCTTCGTGCGCAACATCGGCATCGACCCGGACGACGAGGCGATCGTGCGCGCGACCATCGAAATGGCGCATCGCCTGAAGCGCGGCGTGGTCGCCGAGGGTGTGGAGATCGAGCAGCACCTGAAGTTCCTGCGCGCCAATCATTGCGACGAGTTGCAGGGCTACCTGTTCTGCCGCCCGCTGCCGCATGCCAGCTTCGATCGCCTGCTGGCCGAGCGCCAGCGGCTGCTGGTCGAGCCGCAGGCGAACGTGGCTTGA
- a CDS encoding 3-hydroxyacyl-CoA dehydrogenase NAD-binding domain-containing protein: protein MFEGLRFNHWKTSVDEGGIVTLTLDRADSSVNAISREVLDELAQIVERLAIEKPAGVIVHSAKASGFAVGADIKEFVRYAEQDTVLENIRHGQQVFESLARLPCPTVAAVHGACMGGGTELILACRQRIAADDDKTKIGLPEVMLGIHPGWGGTARLPRLIGATEALPIMLTGRPLSARRALALGVVDRVAPPAELLAEARALLRRPHARPFAQRAKAWATNWWPVRQILAPMVVKQTAAKVRKEHYPAPFALIDVWQNGGASIQQRLKLEARSVAKLAQTPTAHNLIRVFLLQERLKGAGGGVDPGVRRVHVVGAGVMGGDIAAWAAYKGFDVTLQDREMKFVQPALDRARGFYEKKLKTPEKVEAAMGRLRADVEGAGVATADLAIEAIYENPEAKRELYAKIEPQFKTQEILATNTSSIPLDELRPGLAAPQRFLGLHFFNPVAQMPLIEVVRHDQLDPTVEKRALAFCKALGKVPVAVKGTPGFLVNRILMPYLLEALRLYSEGVPGPVLDREAKKFGMPMGPIELADTVGLDVCASVGKELAPFLGLELPPGIEDKLEAGKRGKKDGQGLYVWQDGKPVKPEVDPDYTPPPDVQDRMILPMVNEAVACLADGVVDDADLLDAGVIFGTGFAPFRGGPIQYIRSEGAANVRGRLEQLAHRHGERFLPKQGWDSPALSQPMTP from the coding sequence ATGTTCGAAGGATTGCGCTTCAATCACTGGAAGACGAGCGTGGACGAGGGCGGCATCGTCACCCTGACGCTCGATCGTGCCGACAGCAGCGTCAACGCCATTTCCCGCGAAGTGCTGGACGAACTGGCGCAGATCGTCGAGCGGCTGGCGATCGAGAAGCCGGCCGGCGTGATCGTCCATTCGGCCAAGGCTTCGGGCTTCGCCGTGGGTGCGGACATCAAGGAATTCGTGCGCTACGCCGAGCAGGACACCGTGCTGGAAAATATCCGGCACGGCCAGCAGGTGTTCGAATCGCTGGCCCGCCTGCCCTGCCCGACCGTGGCCGCGGTGCACGGCGCCTGCATGGGCGGCGGGACGGAACTGATCCTGGCGTGCCGCCAGCGCATCGCCGCCGACGACGACAAGACCAAGATCGGCCTGCCAGAGGTGATGCTGGGCATCCATCCCGGCTGGGGCGGCACCGCCCGCCTGCCGCGCCTGATAGGCGCCACCGAGGCGCTGCCGATCATGCTTACCGGCAGGCCGCTCTCGGCCCGGCGCGCGCTGGCGCTGGGCGTGGTCGACCGGGTGGCGCCACCGGCCGAACTGCTGGCCGAGGCACGCGCCCTGCTGCGCCGCCCGCATGCGCGGCCGTTCGCGCAGCGTGCCAAGGCCTGGGCGACCAACTGGTGGCCCGTACGCCAGATCCTGGCGCCGATGGTGGTCAAGCAGACTGCGGCCAAGGTGCGTAAGGAACACTACCCGGCGCCGTTCGCGCTGATCGACGTCTGGCAGAACGGCGGCGCCAGCATCCAGCAGCGGCTGAAGCTCGAAGCCCGCTCGGTGGCGAAGCTGGCGCAGACGCCCACGGCGCACAACCTGATCCGCGTGTTCCTGCTGCAGGAGCGACTGAAAGGGGCCGGCGGCGGGGTCGACCCGGGCGTCCGCCGCGTGCACGTGGTCGGTGCCGGCGTGATGGGCGGCGACATTGCCGCCTGGGCGGCCTACAAGGGCTTCGACGTGACCCTGCAGGACCGCGAGATGAAGTTCGTCCAGCCCGCGCTGGATCGCGCCCGCGGGTTCTACGAGAAGAAGCTCAAGACGCCGGAAAAGGTGGAAGCCGCGATGGGCCGTCTGCGGGCGGACGTCGAAGGCGCGGGCGTGGCGACGGCCGACCTCGCGATCGAGGCGATCTACGAGAACCCCGAGGCCAAGCGCGAGCTGTACGCGAAGATCGAGCCACAGTTCAAGACGCAGGAAATCCTCGCCACCAACACCTCCAGCATCCCGCTGGACGAACTGCGCCCGGGACTGGCCGCCCCGCAGCGGTTCCTGGGCCTGCACTTCTTCAATCCGGTGGCACAGATGCCGCTGATCGAGGTGGTGCGCCATGACCAGCTGGACCCGACCGTCGAAAAGCGCGCGCTGGCTTTCTGCAAGGCGTTGGGCAAGGTGCCCGTGGCCGTCAAGGGCACGCCTGGGTTCCTGGTCAACCGCATCCTGATGCCCTACCTGCTCGAAGCCCTGCGCCTTTACAGCGAAGGCGTCCCCGGACCGGTGCTCGACCGCGAGGCGAAGAAGTTCGGCATGCCGATGGGGCCGATCGAGCTGGCCGACACGGTCGGTCTGGACGTGTGCGCCTCGGTCGGCAAGGAACTGGCGCCGTTCCTGGGGCTGGAACTGCCGCCGGGCATCGAGGACAAGCTCGAAGCCGGCAAGCGCGGCAAGAAGGATGGCCAGGGCCTGTACGTGTGGCAGGACGGCAAGCCGGTCAAGCCGGAAGTCGACCCCGACTACACGCCGCCGCCGGACGTCCAGGACCGCATGATCCTGCCGATGGTCAACGAAGCGGTCGCCTGCCTGGCCGATGGCGTGGTGGATGATGCCGACCTCCTGGACGCCGGCGTGATCTTCGGCACGGGCTTCGCCCCGTTCCGCGGCGGCCCGATCCAGTACATCCGCAGCGAGGGTGCCGCCAATGTCCGCGGCCGTCTGGAGCAACTGGCGCATCGGCATGGCGAACGCTTCCTGCCCAAGCAGGGTTGGGACTCGCCGGCGCTCAGCCAGCCCATGACGCCGTAG
- a CDS encoding DUF2058 domain-containing protein: MADSLRDQLLKSGIVKQVREEQRAKSPSPAPRGGRPPQGKGKAHVPKPRRDDGEVDLAKAYAIRAQTEAAERKRAEQEAAEQARIKRERKAKIQKLLEGQALNKAEADQVRHFEYGGKIRRVHVDADQLAAINDGRLGVVQQNGRYLLVSQAVAEQVRGIDPHQLALLVDPQAATDDDGVPDDLMW; this comes from the coding sequence ATGGCCGACTCTCTTCGTGATCAGCTGCTCAAGAGCGGCATCGTCAAGCAGGTGCGCGAGGAACAGCGCGCGAAGTCGCCGTCCCCGGCACCCCGGGGCGGACGTCCGCCGCAGGGCAAGGGCAAGGCGCACGTGCCGAAGCCGCGGCGCGATGACGGCGAGGTGGACCTGGCCAAGGCTTACGCCATCCGCGCGCAAACGGAGGCTGCCGAGCGCAAGCGCGCCGAGCAGGAGGCCGCCGAGCAGGCGCGCATCAAGCGCGAGCGCAAGGCAAAGATCCAGAAACTGCTGGAAGGCCAGGCGCTGAACAAGGCCGAGGCCGACCAGGTGCGTCACTTCGAATACGGCGGCAAGATCCGGCGCGTACACGTGGACGCGGACCAGCTGGCGGCGATCAACGACGGGCGGCTTGGCGTCGTGCAGCAGAACGGCCGCTATCTGCTGGTCAGCCAGGCGGTCGCCGAGCAGGTGCGCGGGATCGACCCCCACCAGCTGGCGCTATTGGTCGATCCGCAGGCGGCGACCGACGATGACGGCGTGCCCGACGACCTGATGTGGTGA
- a CDS encoding SlyX family protein — translation MSDIERRLEELEVRLTFLDDTVAALATADAEQAMRLVALERVLHDLRAELASMRTSQGSDPHSEPPPPHY, via the coding sequence ATGTCTGACATCGAGCGCCGCCTGGAAGAACTCGAGGTGCGCCTCACCTTCCTCGATGACACGGTGGCCGCGCTGGCCACCGCCGACGCCGAGCAGGCCATGCGACTGGTGGCGCTGGAGCGCGTGCTGCACGATCTGCGTGCGGAACTCGCCTCGATGCGCACCTCCCAGGGCAGCGATCCGCACAGCGAGCCACCGCCGCCCCACTATTGA